The following proteins are encoded in a genomic region of Drosophila bipectinata strain 14024-0381.07 chromosome XL, DbipHiC1v2, whole genome shotgun sequence:
- the PsGEF gene encoding platelet binding protein GspB isoform X2 has translation MPTMTRMHRHSSSSAVVEENRGRRRGPGAGDANKENFGVHFMSSPFGNASLIALQDLSNVHGKSPQRRSFSEGSGPRQATPQLAALRSCLPRGGVGVGGGAAALEDSQLSSSRMGDTTLDRMLDAIIESARKEVRYKPNVVATATTTAAPTTTVLPENAEWSETSVHEMEVRTPTHLKRQRVVRRKNPHKTTGPTTGGQRPTSTTTTAQQLEHIPSTKRCLSFSSSSNSSDLEVEEDDEENQQVAKRGSLATPPSHCTTTSSTSSGSSGSSSGATDFGEASPRGSIDLSISYDAKEQKLNVHVIRCRDLQRSHGGNGGSINAYVKVALSGTGSGYGSGSGSGSSGQRDQRTAVHRHSSRPYFDQRFSFPICGGDFKDNDDFKEQSLQLAVWHRDRHLKRSEFLGCSTFPLSELLQPHAGTTAGSYKLQAQGCPPPSHRQSRENQHHNHQSHASVSAASTNPGENPEKAAAAGGGGGEREGEEQENSTEMAAITATPQKAAATTGTGTGSVSVSGSTAAALTLNDEVISISIDGDPSQQAGQQPMRLSKKALHQRDADENLFLRFLELDPPADGNANSTTVGATGDKTANSSSNAKANESNANHLNGSASRRHSTMPNSAGGGGGGAGVGGGSGSGRQTGRTPFTMTKRLTRTEERGFGFSIVWTHPPRVEKVEAGLSADRCGILPGDYVIFVDMHNVVTMPEADVLNLIRSQGSALTLEIFRRSGAGATTISTATTATATAIAAAPPKKIYGLDAGIGIGIGVEEPLLPTSLSTTSTHAQPQGVVSSLQRSASSRVQTAISRPATACSGTTSSIEAAKRRLHLPQVTFSKESIVPITDNRRRFLLQLISREQNFTAALHFGVQRFVQPLVERKDLISPNDHRTLFQNIDELLRIAEDILEQLCSSEQQDQDQPQMNFASRVYLSKTTAICAAYKKYCNGIKRADCVLVNKSRQTGSEFIAFITEPAVPRKRPDLTMFIHRPLQHFREILKLMQLLAGNCHVDTEEHKNFSTVIAELQAAYREITVSSGLMEPLGEGRPLLTLQDLESRMVFTKCKPFTLAVQGRQWIFGGDLSRVEGRSVKPYWTLLFSDIIVFAKVSRDRVLFITEEPIPIANVVDSCFHMRKKTTEFRLTVDPNGRLAESPTGYCAPDLTRTPKRGARRKSLILRAPSLELKAVWQNLLQRQIFLVNAALGSTPLSSPLDSPDVLNTLVPLSDIGLTSASMGSMKLPSLDSIHLKQQQKQQRSNNSQTAATDRSVDRSHGPHSHSGHSGHAVEQIELLIDEKCRILNKTGTPKSSALHLANWMKGQLDKQQQQARLAAIARSQENVSAEDEQLIFNSDSEQDERITYWTRQQLEKRTKELNLAKENGGLSAKPNFGGKRLSGVEELSMSATSDIYSTTSEAEGVTSQISQSHSTTSDSQITVRSSPIVLDKLAVCRHCHKNCQQSGGGAVRPGGVNTSNSTPVLLCNSLKVQHSQSSPNRCCKLNGLGAGEHGADKGSETRTGARTGTETGTGSMTSMSSSTITGEFSSKVVASSSRRETGDTESDVAQLITDEISISQSEATDDSVGAIPNSSSSAGDSKLRHLEQNTVTATPASPSLPNGHCSGGTGGSPKPLPPPRRTRIVAQMCQEPARPKANQQVKAIVTITETARIMRSSPTKGSSSVGGSPAKYSACHCRCTPEDFTNAQLSPDKMEHQTCKLLESPKQTATTMKQQQEKQEDDQLSLMLIGLAQFAPAAKLCGQDRLAKEEKSLSSSTPTIAVVPPTPDAVLTKTTTHVWDNSGCSSNGTGTATTSTATTTTKQPRQAIIENIPEDSCDESPLDEEPPYRPMSSALRRFGTMSSLEKLPSDDRMDEADELDDDLEPYTSNGHVSPPQNDEDDEEEARSDKALVQNLNDLGGASSSSGILVNGDVLASGAWTNRAGAFVSDKMSFFEESRAFIDKYLGRWNAGDGQQSQQQSHHQPGTASETDEQMDECTSGATSGEEVWGTPTSGGDNDDQDMQLINSENTHSSPTKSSTSLNDDDDTELMMDELLMAPPMTASTIRGLLPRRRLEPLFEEETESDEEKTQQDSDDVKKGEATTNGHYLEDSAGSSSDSEVEPVAEAGAAGVQPPVPVPVVPDLEEDPAEQQLVAEEQQQHREPLHPMAMGPRPLVTTRLLPTTAITTQVDRVLDPPVVSSCEYLLDQRRSDDVVAPADKSQMPAAMPAVTVMSTGIGSTTTTTMTMTTTRMTTMRATTTSTTMTTTMPSRAPSSTTTTISSGSGTTSSGGRASGRPAAKFVPPPPPPRRLLLTQTDLSAAKVKTEPPQRKSGGTADSGSLAAVDGAASVSGPTATGSRTTPAMGSTSSSAAMPAARARAEAGPAAAAKRPSSTIIETCLLGAPRRGPSTSVSATSSATVSKTAKPSRPKPQEPRDAVGQAQSSQDAVAPLPPPPAAATDAAAPHSAAAAPMPHGGCGLSPRLEMRLALNHDILGDEDLICYEPGPDLTTILGHDLSTFHRLTGRDLLSRSATNRVQPKEAVISFSQQRNSKMDTPTVNRRGRPLSVGGGNTNTTSRSSSSHGSPLAAGSARAAGPAGVQQPAHHQHQPGAAPPAYGTWSGSGYAGRVGGGSGSGAASSTASNSNRGGSKLGDLEILARREKIYCTSRSRSGSRVRETSTMSSTTLVAMASELAAESGTGTGTGMATGTGKRDSSWPSRAAAAASLTRTRSTTSMDGAGAISTTTTTTTMTEAFLETEAGKSKRLINFIKRRNSEITASSSSSIPNVSDGAQPSQSQSSLMLQRQSPGQSQGPDSADMAQMSPRKDNDKPSLNRRLWKQITKRRRTNSVSQIVAG, from the exons ATGCCAACCATGACGAGAATGCATCGCCACTCCAGCTCCAGTGCCGTGGTGGAGGAGAATCGCGGCCGGAGACGCGGCCCTGGCGCGGGTGATGCCAACAAGGAGAACTTCGGGGTGCACTTTATGAGCAGTCCGTTTGGCAATGCCAGCCTGATTGCCCTCCAGGACCTGAGCAATGTCCATGGCAAGAGCCCGCAACGCAGGAGCTTCAGCGAAGGCAGTGGTCCCCGCCAGGCCACGCCCCAACTGGCGGCACTGAGGAGCTGCCTGCCACGCGGTGGAGTCGGTGTAGGTGGCGGTGCCGCCGCTCTAGAGGACTCGCAGCTCTCGTCCTCTCGAATGGGTGACACCACGCTAGATCGTATGCTAGATGCCATTATTGAATCCGCACGGAAGGAGGTGCGCTACAAGCCGAATGTGGTGGCCACTGCCACAACCACAGCAGCCCCCACCACCACTGTCCTACCCGAGAACGCCGAGTGGAGTGAGACCAGTGTCCACGAAATGGAGGTACGCACTCCCACCCACTTGAAGCGCCAGCGGGTGGTGCGCCGCAAGAATCCCCACAAAACCACCGGTCCCACCACTGGGGGCCAACGtcccaccagcaccaccaccaccgcccaGCAACTGGAGCACATTCCCAGCACGAAGCGGTGCCTGAGCTTCTCCTCCAGCTCCAACTCCAGCGACCTGGAAGTCGAGGAGGATGACGAGGAGAACCAGCAGGTGGCCAAGAGGGGATCCCTGGCCACACCGCCCTCCCACTGCACCACCACGAGCAGCACTAGCAGcggcagcagtggcagcagcagcggggCAACTGACTTTGGAGAAGCCTCGCCAAGGGGCAGCATCGATCTGAGCATTTCTTACGACGCCAAGGAGCAGAAACTGAATGTACATG TGATTCGCTGTCGGGACTTGCAACGTTCCCATGGCGGCAACGGTGGCAGCATCAATGCCTACGTTAAGGTGGCTCTGTCCGGTACAGGATCCGGCTATGGATCCGGTTCGGGTTCGGGATCGAGTGGCCAGCGCGACCAGCGCACCGCTGTTCATCGGCACTCGAGTCGTCCCTATTTTGACCAGCGCTTCAGCTTCCCGATTTGCGGTGGCGATTTCAAGGATAACGACGATTTCAAGGAGCAGAGCCTTCAGCTGGCAGTGTGGCACCGAGATCGCCATTTAAA ACGCAGCGAATTTTTGGGCTGCAGCACTTTCCCATTGAGCGAACTACTGCAGCCGCACGCCGGCACCACGGCCGGATCCTACAAGCTGCAGGCGCAGGGATGTCCACCGCCTAGCCACCGCCAGAGTCGCGAGAACCAGCACCACAATCACCAGAGTCACGCATCCGTATCCGCGGCGAGCACTAATCCCGGAGAGAATCCGGagaaggcagcagcagcaggaggaggaggaggagaacgCGAGGGTGAGGAGCAAGAGAATAGCACGGAAATGGCTGCCATTACAGCAACGCCACAAAAGGCAGCGGCCACCACCGGAACTGGCACTGGATCTGTATCCGTTTCCGGATCCACAGCCGCCGCCCTGACCCTCAACGATGAGGTGATCAGCATTAGCATCGATGGAGATCCCAGCCAGCAGGCCGGCCAGCAACCGATGCGACTCAGCAAGAAGGCCCTCCACCAGCGCGACGCCGACGAGAATCTCTTCCTGAGATTCCTGGAACTCGATCCGCCGGCGGACGGGAATGCCAACAGTACGACTGTGGGCGCCACCGGCGACAAGACGGCCAACTCGTCCTCGAACGCCAAGGCCAACGAGAGCAATGCCAACCACTTGAACGGCTCCGCCAGTCGACGACACTCCACCATGCCGAACAGTGCTggtggcggcggaggaggagcaggagtgGGAGGAGGCAGTGGCTCCGGAAGGCAAACCGGAAGGACACCCTTCACGATGACCAAACGACTGACCAGAACCGAGGAGCGGGGCTTCGGGTTCTCGATCGTTTGGACCCATCCGCCCCGGGTGGAGAAGGTGGAGGCAGGCCTCTCGGCGGACCGGTGCGGCATCCTGCCCGGCGACTATGTGATCTTTGTGGACATGCACAATGTGGTCACGATGCCCGAGGCTGATGTTCTGAACTTGATACGATCGCAGGGCTCGGCCTTGACGTTGGAGATTTTCAGAAGGTCAGGCGCGGGCGCCACCACAATCTCGACGgccaccaccgccaccgccacagCCATCGCTGCTGCTCCCCCCAAGAAGATCTACGGCCTGGATGCCGGCATAGGCATTGGCATCGGTGTGGAGGAGCCACTGTTGCCCACCAGCTTGAGCACCACCAGCACCCACGCCCAACCCCAGGGCGTTGTCTCCAGTCTGCAGAGGAGTGCCAGTTCCCGCGTCCAGACGGCCATCAGTCGTCCGGCCACCGCCTGCTCGGGCACCACGTCCTCCATCGAGGCCGCCAAGCGGCGGCTGCACCTGCCCCAGGTCACCTTCAGCAAGGAG TCCATTGTGCCCATCACGGACAATCGGAGGCGTTTCCTGCTCCAGCTGATCAGCCGGGAGCAGAACTTCACGGCCGCCCTGCACTTTGGCGTCCAGCGCTTCGTCCAGCCCTTGGTGGAGCGCAAGGACCTCATCTCGCCGAACGACCATCGCACCCTGTTCCAGAACATTGACGAGCTGCTGCGCATCGCCGAGGACATCCTGGAGCAACTGTGCAGCAGCGAGCaacaggaccaggaccagccCCAGATGAACTTCGCCTCGCGGGTCTATCTCTCGAAGACCACGGCGATCTGTGCCGCCTACAAGAAGTACTGCAACGGCATCAAGCGGGCGGACTGTGTCCTGGTGAACAAGTCCCGGCAGACGGGCTCCGAGTTCATTGCCTTCATCACGGAGCCGGCGGTGCCAAGGAAGAGGCCCGATCTCACCATGTTCATCCACCGGCCGCTGCAGCACTTCCGGGAGATCCTCAAGCTGATGCAGCTCCTGGCCGGCAACTGTCACGTTGACACCGAGGAGCACAAGAACTTCAGCACGGTGATTGCCGAGCTCCAAGCCGCCTACAGAGAGATCACCGTGAGCAGTGGGCTGATGGAGCCCCTGGGCGAGGGCCGGCCGCTCCTAACGCTGCAGGACCTGGAGTCGCGAATGGTCTTCACCAAGTGCAAGCCCTTCACGCTGGCCGTGCAGGGCCGCCAGTGGATCTTCGGCGGGGACTTGTCCCGCGTCGAGGGTCGCTCGGTGAAGCCCTACTGGACGCTGCTCTTCAGCGACATCATTGTCTTTGCGAAGGTCAGTCGGGATCGGGTGCTCTTCATCACCGAGGAGCCCATACCCATTGCCAATGTGGTGGACTCCTGCTTCCACATGCGCAAGAAGA CCACCGAGTTCCGTCTGACGGTGGATCCCAATGGCCGTCTGGCCGAGAGCCCCACGGGCTACTGTGCCCCGGATCTCACCCGCACCCCCAAGAGAGGAGCCCGCCGGAAGAGCCTCATCCTGAGAGCTCCCTCCCTGGAGCTAAAGGCTGTTTGGCAGAACCTGCTGCAGCGTCAAAT ATTTCTTGTGAATGCCGCCCTGGGATCGACACCTCTATCCAGTCCGCTGGACTCACCAGACGTCCTGAACACCCTCGTGCCCCTGAGCGACATCGGCCTGACCTCCGCCTCGATGGGATCGATGAAGCTGCCGTCGCTGGACAGCATCCACctgaagcagcagcagaaacagcAG CGCAGCAATAATTCCCAAACAGCGGCCACCGATCGATCCGTGGATCGATCCCATGGCCCGCACTCCCACAGCGGCCACAGCGGCCATGCCGTGGAGCAGATCGAGCTGCTGATCGACGAAAAGTGCCGCATCTTAAACAAGACCGGCACCCCCAAGTCGAGTGCCCTCCACCTGGCCAACTGGATGAAGGGCCAGCTGgacaaacagcagcagcaggcccgACTGGCGGCCATTGCCCGCTCCCAGGAGAATGTCAGTGCCGAGGACGAGCAGCTGATATTCAACAGCGACAGCGAGCAGGACGAAAGGATCACCTACTGGACGCGCCAGCAGCTGGAGAAGCGCACCAAGGAGCTCAACCTGGCCAAGGAGAACGGCGGCCTCTCCGCCAAGCCAAACTTTGGTGGGAAGCGCCTCAGCGGCGTTGAGGAGCTCAGCATGAGCGCCACCTCGGACATATATTCCACCACGTCGGAGGCGGAGGGTGTGACGAGCCAGATCAGCCAGTCGCACAGCACAACGTCGGACAGTCAG ATCACCGTACGCTCCAGTCCCATTGTCCTGGACAAGCTGGCCGTGTGCCGGCACTGCCACAAGAACTGCCAACAAAGCGGCGGTGGTGCAGTGCGTCCTGGCGGCGTGAATACGTCCAACTCCACACCCGTGCTCCTCTGCAACTCCCTGAAGGTCCAGCACAGCCAGTCCTCCCCAAATCGATGCTGTAAGCTGAACGGCCTGGGAGCTGGGGAGCATGGCGCCGATAAAGGATCAGAGACACGAACTGGCGCCAGAACGGGAACGGAGACTGGGACGGGCAGCATGACCAGCATGTCCAGTAGCACAATAACCGGGGAGTTCTCCTCCAAGGTAGTGGCTAGCAGCAGTCGCCGGGAGACCGGCGACACGGAGAGCGATGTCGCCCAACTGATCACCGACGAAATCTCGATTTCCCAATCAGAGGCGACGGATGACAGTGTTGGGGCGATCccgaacagcagcagcagtgccGGCGACTCCAAACTACGTCATCTAGAACAGAATACAGTCACAGCCACCCCAGCCAGTCCGTCCCTGCCCAATGGTCACTGTAGTGGGGGAACTGGTGGTTCGCCCAAGCCACTGCCACCGCCCCGTCGCACCCGAATCGTGGCCCAGATGTGCCAGGAACCGGCCCGGCCCAAGGCCAATCAGCAGGTGAAGGCCATTGTCACCATAACGGAGACGGCCCGCATCATGCGGAGCAGTCCCACCAAGGGATCCAGCTCCGTGGGCGGATCACCGGCCAAGTACTCGGCCTGCCACTGTCGCTGCACCCCAGAGGACTTCACGAACGCCCAGCTCTCGCCGGACAAGATGGAGCACCAGACCTGCAAGCTCCTCGAATCGCCCAAGCAAACGGCCACCACCatgaagcagcagcaggagaagCAGGAGGACGACCAGCTGTCCCTGATGCTCATCGGCCTGGCCCAGTTCGCGCCGGCGGCCAAGCTGTGCGGCCAGGACCGGCTGGCCAAGGAGGAGAAGAGCCTGAGCAGCAGCACGCCCACCATTGCGGTGGTGCCGCCCACTCCCGACGCCGTGCTCACGAAAACCACCACCCACGTGTGGGACAATAGCGGCTGCTCCTCGAACGGCACCGGCACGGCCACCACTAGCACCGCCACCACGACCACCAAGCAGCCACGGCAGGCCATCATCGAAAACATACCCGAGGACTCCTGCGACGAATCGCCCCTCGACGAAGAGCCCCCCTACCGACCCATGAGCAGTGCCCTGCGGCGCTTCGGCACGATGTCCAGCCTGGAGAAGCTGCCCTCCGACGATCGGATGGACGAGGCCGACGAGCTGGACGACGACCTGGAGCCCTACACCTCGAACGGGCATGTATCTCCGCCGCAGAacgacgaggacgacgaggaggaggccCGATCGGACAAGGCTCTGGTGCAGAACCTAAACGACCTGGGAGGGGCCAGTTCCTCGTCGGGTATCCTCGTCAATGGCGATGTCCTGGCCAGCGGGGCCTGGACCAACCGGGCCGGGGCCTTCGTCTCCGACAAAATGTCCTTCTTCGAGGAGTCGCGGGCCTTCATCGACAAGTACTTGGGCCGATGGAATGCCGGGGATGGGCAGCAGTCGCAGCAGCAGTCCCACCACCAGCCCGGCACCGCCTCGGAGACGGACGAGCAGATGGACGAGTGCACCTCGGGCGCCACCAGCGGCGAGGAGGTTTGGGGCACACCCACCAGCGGCGGGGACAACGACGACCAGGACATGCAGCTGATCAACTCGGAGAACACACACTCG TCGCCCACCAAGTCGAGCACCTCGCTGAACGATGACGATGACACGGAACTGATGATGGACGAACTACTGATGGCGCCACCGATGACGGCCAGCACGATCCGAGGACTGCTGCCACG ACGTCGACTTGAGCCATTATTCGAGGAAGAGACGGAGAGCGACGAAGAGAAGACTCAGCAGGATAGCGATGACGTCAAAAAG GGGGAAGCAACGACCAATGGCCACTACCTAGAGGATTCGGCTGGAAGTTCAAGCGACAGCGAGGTGGAGCCAGTGGCGGAGGCGGGGGCGGCGGGAGTCCAACCACCAGTTCCAGTCCCAGTTGTGCCGGATCTGGAGGAGGATCCAGCGGAGCAGCAGTTGGTggcggaggagcagcagcagcaccggGAGCCACTGCATCCGATGGCGATGGGACCACGTCCCTTGGTCACCACACGTTTACTACCCACCACAGCCATTACCACGCAAGTGGATCGCGTCCTGGATCCTCCAGTGGTCTCATCCTGCGAGTATCTGCTCGATCAGCGCCGATCCGACGACGTCGTGGCGCCGGCGGACAAATCTCAGATGCCAGCAGCGATGCCGGCAGTGACGGTGATGAGTACGGGGATCGGATccacgacgacgacgacgatgacgatgacgacgacgaggatGACGACGATGAGGGCCACAACCACATcgacgacgatgacgacgacgatgcCGAGTCGAGCTCCCTCATCGACTACTACAACAATCAGCAGCGGGAGCGGCACTACCAGCTCCGGCGGCAGAGCCAGCGGCAGGCCAGCGGCGAAGTTCGTCCCGCCTCCGCCGCCTCCGCGTCGTTTGCTGCTCACGCAGACAGATCTAAGCGCTGCCAAGGTCAAAACG GAGCCACCTCAAAGAAAATCTGGCGGTACTGCTGACAGTGGCTCTTTGGCGGCTGTCGACGGCGCCGCCAGCGTTTCGGGCCCAACCGCTACCGGGTCAAGGACAACGCCAGCCATGGGGAGTACCAGCAGCTCGGCGGCAATGCCAGCGGCTCGGGCCAGGGCGGAAGCAGGTCCTGCGGCGGCAGCAAAACGACCATCCTCAACGATAATCGAGACCTGCCTGCTGGGGGCGCCCCGACGCGGGCCCTCAACCTCAGTCTCAGCAACTTCATCAGCAACAGTCTCGAAGACGGCAAAGCCGAGCCGGCCGAAGCCGCAGGAGCCGCGGGATGCAGTGGGGCAGGCGCAGAGCAGCCAGGATGCAGTGGCAccactgccgccgccgccagcagcagcaaccgaCGCAGCCGCTCCTCATTCAGCGGCCGCTGCCCCAATGCCCCACGGTGGCTGCGGCCTAAGCCCAAGGCTGGAAATGCGACTGGCCCTCAACCACGACATCCTCGGGGACGAGGACTTGATCTGCTACGAGCCTGGTCCCGATCTAACAACTATTCTGGG GCACGACCTCTCCACATTTCATCGTCTGACGGGGCGCGATTTATTGAGTCGTTCAGCCACGAACCGGGTGCAGCCAAAAGAGGCTGTCATATCGTTCTCTCAACAACGCAACTCAAAGATGGACACCCCGACGGTGAACCGCCGGGGCCGCCCCCTATCGGTGGGCGGtggcaacaccaacaccaccagccgcagcagcagcagtcacGGCAGTCCGCTCGCCGCTGGTTCAGCTCGTGCCGCCGGCCCAGCGGGAGTCCAGCAGCCGGCCCATCATCAGCACCAGCCGGgggcagcaccaccagcatACGGTACATGGAGCGGTTCTGGTTATGCGGGTCGAGTAGGCGGCGGGAGCGGAAGCGGCGCCGCCAGCAGCACCGCCTCCAACTCCAACAGAGGCGGGAGCAAATTAGGCGATCTGGAAATCTTGGCGAGGCGCGAGAAGATATACTGCACGTCTCGATCGAGGAGTGGCTCTCGAGTCAGGGAGACATCCACAATGTCCTCAACGACCTTGGTGGCGATGGCTTCCGAGCTGGCAGCGGAATCGGGGACGGGGACGGGGACAGGGATGGCAACGGGAACGGGGAAACGAGACTCTTCCTGGCCGAGCcgagcagctgcagcagcctcactgacgaggacgaggagtaCTACTTCGATGGACGGAGCGGGAGCCATCagtaccaccaccaccacaacaacaatgacTGAGGCATTCCTCGAAACGGAGGCCGGCAAATCGAAGCGATT GATTAACTTCATAAAGCGCCGTAACTCCGAGATAACCgccagtagcagcagcagcatccccAACGTCTCCGATGGCGCCCAACCGAGCCAGAGTCAGAGCAGCCTGATGCTCCAAAGGCAGTCGCCGGGCCAGTCGCAGGGTCCGGATTCAGCGGACATGGCACAGATGTCGCCGCGAAAGGATAAC GACAAGCCATCGCTGAACCGCCGCCTGTGGAAACAGATCACCAAACGCCGACGCACCAACTCTGTGTCCCAAATAGTCGCGGGCTAG